AATAAACAGGAGAcatttcatcaggattggaaaggaaggagtcAAGCCAGAAGATGGGTGGAGAAGTACAAGTTGGCAGCTGTTAggcaagaccaggtgaggggggaggcaAGTAggtgggaatgaagtaagaaattGGGAGGTAAAAATGCTGAAGAGTTATCCTATAGAACAGTGGATCAtggaagggaaccagagggaggaggtaggcagatgagaaggggtgagagggaatTTATAACTGGAAAGAGatggggggagaaattaccagaagtcggagaaatcaatgtttatgtcatcaggttggaggctacccatatggaatgaggtgttgctcctctgacctgtgtttggcctcatcatagcagtaaaggaagccatggacagatgtcagaatgggaagaggaagtcaaattgaaactAGTGGCCACAGCCTTTTGCTGTAACCAAAGccaaggtgcttgacaaagccacCCTCAATCTGTGacggatctcaccaatgtaggtgCCGCACTGGCAGCACCATTatagatgaccctgacagactgACAGAAGTGTCAACTCACCTTGAGGAACTGTTTGGGGGCTGAATGATGGATAGggagtaggtgtagcacttgtcacaCTTGCAGAGGTAAGTGTTGGGAGGAAGATCAGTTGGGAGTGATGATTAGGGCCCCCTCTACTCATCCCTCCCCaatgcctgacttgctaagttcctccagcattttatgtgtgttccaCTGAACAGAAAACAAGTCATTCTCAACTTTAAAAGACTACCCAAAATCTATCCTATACCCTCTGATCCATTCTTAACCACTTACTTTTCAATAAATAGCTCATTTATACTCACTTTCAAAATGAACTGCCTTGCAAATGTTGTTGTCCATCAGCATTCCCTTTTTAACCAGTTTATTAAATCTTATTTTGAAACACTCCTCTCAAAGGGCTAATTTGCTATGGAATTTCTGTAAATATTGAAATTTAAACCATTTATAAATAATGTCACAGATCATTTGCAAACCTGCCTAAGTTTAATTCCTCACCTTCAAAACCCAATTGTTACCAATAATGTTACTTGTCGCAACTCTACATACATTTTCTGTTACTTCTTCAGAGAAGTCATTGTAGATAGCTGATAATGACTTTCCATTTAGATTACATGCTTTTACATTTCTGGTGGTCATTCCAAGGAAGAATTCTAAACTACTTCCCATCATCATTAGTGTTCAAAAGGTCACTGGGTTTGTGTTAGCttttatttaaaaatatacaggAATCACATTAACTATCAGCCATTTCTCTATTTCCTGTTTTAATTATGTTAAAATCTCTGCAATATCTCCTTACTACATTTCATACTTACATTTACAATCCATCCATATCAAGGCTTCCAACTATGAATATTtccctatttttaaaaaaaaaatcctctcatCCAGTATCATTTTGGCTGCCCTGTCTTTTGCTCTGAAGAACTTTGTTAATAAACAGaccaaaccatgctgacttgtgTGGAACAACACTATTTGAATTGCTTACATTATGAAACATCTCAACATGATTTCCACATATCCCAAACCCGTAAACTAATATTCACCACTTAATCAGCACACACCTATGTAGCTATCATTTGTAGCCTCATTCAAAAACCTACTGTGACAATATTAATATAGCAACAATGGGTTCTCCAAGTTCTGACCATGGGCTCCCACACATTTAGTCTTCCACACACTTATTCTTTTGTTACATTTTTAACAAaaaatacaggaaaataaatTTAACACAGAACTGCAAGAATGAATGAAACTCTTTCTTCTAAATTAGTTTTGCTTCCAATTATATTATCAAAGGGTATTAAGACACATTCCTTGTTTAGCATATTAATCTAATTACTTGGAAGAGATATGGATGCACAGGTTCTTTCCTATgcaattaaaattttttttttaaacagatttCAATTTATAAGTATATATTATTATTCCTTAATACACCTCATATTTCCCATACATACTGTACATCCATATTCTTCTCCTCCTTCCACTTACTTTTGCAGCCTAAGGTTTTAAATATTGTTATCCTCTGCTACATTCGCTCTCTCAAACAGAAATCCTCAGTTATTGTTTAGTACTGGCAGGTTTCAGTGCATCTTTCGTACAGTTTTATGCAGCTGCTGTGGATATATGATTTCATAAAAATTGATATTTTAGTTAAATATTATTTGTACATGTAATGTATTTGCATTTTTTCTGTAACCATTTTGTACTTCGTGCCACCCTTTTTGTGTGCAGAAGAGAGCAAGTTGTCTATCAATCACCTTCTAGACTCAGGCCATTTACTGAAGGTTAGGTTATTAATTCACTCATTGTGCAAGAATTTCTTTCAACCTGGCTTAAGAGCTGTGCTAGTGTCCTGTAGTTCTGTTGTCACAATGGAGATGTTCTGTCTATCAAAATGAAACCCAGGTTTTCCTGGTAGCAGAGTGCATgcaattatatataaaaaaaaattagaatggGATCTAAACACAAATTTCTGCCAAATGTCCAATGATGAGCAAGTTGAATTTCTTTTTAAATGGCAAGATTCTTTCCCCGTTCAGGTGACTTCAGACTTCATGTACAAAAGGAGATCTACgacagagaaaataaaacaaaacttcaTCAGTGACTTTTACAATGTAACACTTGTCAATGCTAACAGGTTGACACGACCTTCCCAAATTAAATATTCTGGGGCAGTAATTAGGAGTACAAGGTCCAAAAGGGAATAGACAAAATCAATATGAGGTACAACACGTTTAGCCAAGGTGCTGAACTTCTCATGTGAGATCTGTCTAGGAGACACAAATACGATTCatctcttcatttttcttcttcCTGTAAAACCTTGAGGAAAAAGAGTTCAAACTTCTAAATGTGTTGGCTAAACAATTGTCAGATTAACAGTACATTCTCAACAATTCTCAACCTGTGTTTAACATTGGTAGGATGTTACATCTGGTTAGACCGGTATGTCTAAAGAAACAGTTTCCTAGAAAGATTAATTCATAGTCTATCAAATAGTTACATCTGAAGAAAAGCCAAAGAAAATACCATTGCAAATAGGAACTTAGAGAAAGATCAGTTTGATCATGATGCTAAAAAGTAATTGAAGAGAATTTACACAACACCCTGTTGCTTACATTCAATTAGAACCATTATAAGGCTGATAATTATAGCTCTAGTAAAAAAGAGAAACATTATTATGGTCCAAATCTAACATTATCCACTTAAAGATTGATTGATCCCACAGCTGGTTCCAAAATCAATTcccttctcattctccttcagAAGAACAAAATTGCTTTATTATAGTTCCCTGTGAATCAACTGTTATATTCTGCAGTAATCATATCAGTCGGCACCATTAAATTTCAttagtatttatttaattttattaagACTATGTATATTaataaaaaaattacaagtggCAAGAGTATCAGGCTGTAATTCATTCTCTGGGTTCTGATTACATCAATCAACTGTATGGTTTATGGTGTCACCTGAACCCTGAAAGTAAATCACTTGTCATCTTGTATCTATGGTAGCCCAGACAAAATAAAATTCATTTGTAATAAAATAAAAAACAACTTTCTGTGACACTTCTTTTAAAAACACATCACACTTGTGGTATGAGAATATTCAATGGTAAGCCAACGGAATTGAGAGTTAACATGCTATGTAGTTTGCACTCAGTTTCCTACTTGACAGCTTACAATCAAATACTCTCTTTACACTCAGCAAGGATGTAGATTATCTACAATCCCATTTTCTGCAATTAGCCATGCGCAACAGCAGGAGAGACAGCTCTTTTACATTCCTAAAAACACTGGTAACCGTGGAGACATCCTATAGGCAGCTTGAAACTATTTTGATAAGACAGTATATTAATTCTACTCAATTTTTATTAATCTGCTTTTCATTTTAGCATCTGCATTAGCAAACTGTTAGTGCTTACAAAATGGAGATGACACAAAATGACAACAGCCTTGATTCAATTGGCAAAAACATACCACTCTTCTCATCAAAAGTCCACCTTTGTAAAGACTGCAATCACTTAAGGTGATAGATCATGTTTGGCTGACTTCTTGCCCAACTTTCTGTGGTGCAGGTTCATTTTCAAAGGAGACTTGTCATTCGAGCTCTGCTGTGTCCATAACTTCACATCCATCCTGTGTTATATTCAGACTGTAGACGTTGAAATGGCAAAAAACCCATAAAAAAAACTGTTTGTGGTTTCCTTTCCAATAATGACAAGGACATTTATATCAAATATTCTTGTTAAAACTAGTGCTTTCGAAAGACTTGCTCATGAACCCATCTTTCTGTCACCGAAGCTAATACGACCAAAAATTTTAAAAGAACAGAACTCAAGTTTAACAGGTTGCAGCAGTGAAATGTAGCACTAGTTATCAAGCAACTTTAAAATACATAAATTAAAATCTATTTTCAATTATACATTTGCAATAGAATTCTGAAAATAATTCACAATGCTCCAACTATTGTAGCCTATGGGTCACAGGCCAGAGACAACTGTCTTCTCAGTACATGTCCCATCAACCTGATCCAAACCAAAGCCACCACTGAACTTGCAGGTTTCAGTATTATAAAACACTCAACCACAGATAATTTTTCATCTAATATTAACTGTCGAGGAGTCTAACCCATTTAAGAAAATATTTCAGTTCAGATTTTACTTGAGAACTATTAAGCTGTGTGTGTGATAATTTACATATTTGCTTTAAGGTGCAACTAGCAGCAACTGTAACCCAAGTGAGCACAATTGCATGGGACACTGGAACTATACCATATCTTGGAGAATTGTGCATTTAAATTACTCTGTTTAAATGACTTGCTCCGGTTTTATGTGGGAATGCTAAAAGGCCACGGATTTGGCAATGGGGAAAAGCCATTGCTCAGAGCCACAATGACACATCTCCTGGCAGCCACCAGCACAGGAACATTCGCTGGCACCTGGTAGAAATATGCTGCCCTGACTCCAAGCCTCCAGGCCCGCTGGGCAAATTAGGTAGCTTAAGATGTAGTAAAATAAGTTTCACCTATTGCATTCCATTTCTTTAACATTCACATTACTCAAACAAGAGTTGTGGGGAAGGAACTTTTCATCAGGAAAAGTGGATCAGCAGTAAAATAGAACTGTGGGCAAGAAAATTCCCAGGATTGGGATGAGTTCAGTTATGGCCTGTGGTCCTAGTTACCAGGGAAAGTGTAAACAGAAGGCATTAGAGCAAGgcaaaccaaatttttctaaagctTTGAATGTGATTGGACACCTGCATTGGACACGTTGCAGCATAGAAGGATGGCAATACTGCGGTTTTAGGAAAACAATGGCGCTAATTATATGCTCCCACATCTTACAACCCTGCAATTTCAAAACGCACAAATGCTTCTTTCCACATTACAGTTTTATTACAATATAGATGGTAACACTCATTTTTGGATTCATGTTAATGAAAGCAAGCTCCCAGTCCTTTACGAAAAACAAAAACACTGATAGTACTCAGCCAATCAAACAGCACCAGTAGAAAGAGAAAACAGTTAATATTGCAGTTATAAAAATTTAACTAGTTtcattttccacagatgcagttGCATtggctgagctcttccagcatttctatattcatttgatttcaacatctacagtttaATTTGCTTCCCACTTGATCACTGAAAGGAGGATCACATGAAAGAAGGGGACATTGTGAGTacatgtgaaaaaaaatcacagaagaCCAATTGCAAAACAAATCGCAAAACTCTGTTGGACAGAGGGGAAAAGGAAGGTGCTTTCCAGTGTTGTCACACACAAAAACAGTATTGTAGCACTAACTTTAACAGCCTTTCCATTTCCAACAGTGGAAAGACATAAAGGAACACAAAAACCAGATCACTAAACCATAAGGTTTACAGTTCACTGGAAATAATTTGGTGTGATCAAGATCATCGCTAAAATGACAGTATCTGAACTCTGGTCACATGCATTCCACAAGCCTGGCAACCTGACCAGCTCATCTCTATTTGCTCTTATGTATCTAACTTGCTGGTTTGCCCTGTTTTATTTCTGAGAGTCTGGGGTTTGGGAGATTTCATTGATGTTTAACTCCTAAGTCAGATTACCAAGATCTATTGGTATCAACAAAGTTAGGAAACTTTATAGAGGGATGGAGGACCTTGGGGCTCCAATGAATACATCATACAAAGCCCATGAGACTTGGACACTCTGCCGTAAGGAACAACACCTCCTGTCAACTCGTACAAACCTATCTGCACCACAGTTTGTAAGATCAAATttccaaagggaaaaaaaaattatcactgTCCACAAGCAGAACCTTCAAAGGAGTTTTCGGCTGTGTGCTGAAGGCAGTGCTCCTGTAGGTAGCTCAGCTCTGtaaacctctccccacaccaCGTGCACTTACACTGACTCTCCCTGGCGTGGACATTCTGGTGCTTTATCAGGTGCTCCTTCTGCTTAAAGCCCTTGTCACAAGTGATGCACTTGAAAGGTTTGTCCCCAGTGTGCACACGCCGATGCCGCTCCACGTCCGATGAATACTTGAACCGCTTCTCACAGTCGCTGCATTTCAAGGGCTTTTCCTTGGCAGGGCGGCACGGGTGCTCAACTAGCTCGGAGGAGCACGCAAAGCGCCTCTCACAGGCATTGCACTTGAACGGTCGCTCCTCAACGTGGGTGGCTTCGTGGACCTGCAGGGCCGAGACCCGCTTGTACGCCTTCTGACACACAGTACACTTGAACGGCTTGCCTTCTACCCGGGCGCACCGGTGCCTGAGGAGCTCCGAGGAGTCTTTGAAGTTCTTCTGGCAGCCCGTGCACTGGAAGAGGCTCTCCCCCGTGTGGATGTGTTGGTGGTAGAGGAGGTGCGAGGATTCACTGAAGCCTTTGTCGCACACAGTGCATCTGTACGGCTTGTCTCCCGTGTGGGTGCGCTGGTGCCGCACCAGTGCGTACAGCTGCTTGAAGCTCATCTGGCAAGTGGTGCACTTGAAGGGTCTCTCCCCCGAGTGGACGCGCTGGTGGTGCTGGAGGTAGGACGCGCGCTTGAAGGTCTTGGGACACTGGCTGCACTTGTAGGGACGCTCAGCATCTGCTGTGCACTGGTGCTGCAGCAGCTCCCCCGGCTGCTTGAAGCCTGCATGGCAGATGACACACTTGAACATGTCCTCGCCAGCGTGCACGCACATATGCCGCACCAGATGCGAGCGATGCTTGAAGCTCTTGTGGCAGATGCTGCAATCGTAGGGCCGTTCACCCGAGTGGATGCGCTGGTGGTGGGCCAGGTGCGAGGACTGGCTGAAGGTCTTGTCGCACTGGGTGCACTTGAAGGGCCGTTCTCCGGTGTGCACCCGCTGATGCCTCTGTAGTTCTGAGGCATGCCGGAAGGCCTTCTCACAGGACAAGCACTTGAAGGGCTTCTCACCATGGATATACTGGTGGCGCACCAGCTGCGAGGACTTCTTGAAGCCCTTCTGGCAAACGTTACATTTGAAGGGCTTCTCGGGCGCATGGAACTGTTGGTGGGCGACCAGCTCAGAGGAATCCTTGAACTTCTTCTTGCAGACCGTACACTCAAAGGGCTGGTCTTCGATGTGGGCCCTCTGGTGCAGGAAGAGCTCCGAGGACTGCTGGAAGTTCTCTCCGCAGATGGTGCATTTGAAGGGATTGTTCTCGTTGTGGACATTCTGGTGCTGGACCAATGCCAGCAGCTGGGAAAAGCCCATCTTGCAAACGTGGCAGATGAAGGGCTTCTCCTCCACTTGTCCACAATGGTGCTGCAAGAGGTCAGTGGACTGGCTGAAAGTCTTCTGGCACTGGGCACACTGGAAGAATCGATTCATGTTAATAAAGCATGGGTGCTGCTGGAGCTCGGAGAGTTGCGTGATGGTCTGGCCACACATGCTGCATTTCTGGGAGCACTCAGCTGACAAGGGCTGATGCTGCTGAAGGGCTGCGTCGGCTGGGAACACAATCGCAAACTCAAGGGCTCGTTCATTACTCTGGGGGATACAGTTCTCCACCAGGGGCGGAGCAGCTGGGTGCTCCTCCCAACACTCAGTCATGTTGAATGGGCTCACATTGGAAAAGTGTTTCCCACGACGAAATAAAAGACTTTATCCTGGACTTTTGAAGACTCCACACTGAGAAAGAAGTCTTTCTAACCTGTTAAAAGCAAAATAGTCAAATTAGCTTTGTTAAAAAGCAATTTTGCATAAAGAAAGTAACGTAAAAATGTTACTAAGAGCTACAGTCTCTACAGAGATAGCATACCTTTTGAGAATTGGATTGTGTCCTTCATTATAACACTATTAgacttaagagcagaattaggccacttggcccatctagtctgctatttcatcatggctaacaCCATCTCcctcaaatccattctcctgctttctccctgtaacctttgacacactgactaatcaagaacctatcaacctccactttaaatatccccaatgccttggcctccacagtcatctgtggcaatgaattgcagattactaccctctggttaaagaaattccttctcatctctgttctaaagattaTCGTGTAAAACTTATAGGAAGTTCCTCAAAGTACCAAAAAGAAATCAGAGCAGCTAAAGAAATAAGAGGAATTGTGATGACTTTGGGAAGAATAGAAACAAAATAGGAAGAGAACTCGACTGACGGGGGAAGGTGTTGAGGGAATTTGGATGTAATCAGGGGAAGGAGGGTTAAAAAGGTAGGCAAATGGAAAAAATGATTTTTTTATTAAGTTAATTATAATAGAAATGATGGATGGGTGTGTTTTTGGAAAATTAAAGACAAAAATTACTATTACTAGTAATGTGACACAATGTAACCTTGCCCAATAAATTCTTATGTTTTTCATTCTGGCCCAAAATCACATTTGCAACAAGATCTTGCAGATGAACTCGAAGCATATTTAAAAGTTATCTTGATGTACTCAGGTAAAAGGAAACAGGAATAGTTCATACAAATACTGCTTTGAAAAATAAGGAATCAGTGAATTTATATTTGCCACCCCTCCCCTCCGCGGTAAAAGATAATAATAGATCTTTATCTACCATTACTAGAGTGTAATTTGATAACGTGAACACTTTTGGGGGGTTCTGTTGGACAAGGCAGAGCGCATACATTTTTTTTGTTATTGGACCATTCCTGGGGCAATGGAGCAAATGTCTGCCCagcattattttatttatttagagttatAGTGTAGAACAGGTTCTTCCAGTCCAACaagccacactgtccagcaacccacctgtttaatcctagcctaatcacagggcaacttacaacaaccaattaacctacttaagagcaagtctttggactatgggaagaaaccagaacacgCATAAGAAATCCACCATGTACCCAGGGGAAGAACATAAAAATTACTtgcagaggatgccagaattgaactccgacaccccaaaATGATATAGCATTGCAATAACCACTATGGTGCCATGATAGACAATTTTATGTGAATATATTAACATCATTGAGAAAGCCAAGACAGGTGTATAACTAGTCTGAAGCCGCTTTTGAATAAGCAACATAAAATATTTAGTCACTGCATTTAACCCTAAACTCACTGTTTACCTTAAAGAGGTAAAGATACAAAGTGATCTGACAATCAACACAAAGGTATAGCCGATACACTACATGGCCCAGACAACCATCTAACCGGGTCAATGACATACAATGCATTCCCCCAGTTGTTGTGGTTCAGTTGAGTCCTTTTTCACTCATCATGTCTGCCCAGGATAAGCTGGCAGTATTGACCTTCCTTGACTGTATCAAACGAGAGTTCCAGGGGTGACCAGGaacaacaagcaatctgctggaggaactcagcagatcatgccgcatctgtgggaggaaagggattATCGATGTTTTGGGGTCAAAATGTTTactagttcctccagcagattgtttgttgctccagatttcagaacatagaatactacagtattgcacaggcccttcagcccacaatgttgtgctatctaagatcaatctaacccttccctcctgcatagccctacatttttctttcagccatgtgcctatctaagagtttctttaaTGTCCCTAATTGTCCTGCTTCTACCAACACCCCGGCACCTATACAGTGtgtgtgaaaaaaaaaacttacctctgacatcccctataTTTTCTGCCAATCACCTAAAATTATGTACCCCTGTGTTAGGCATTTGCATACTGGGAATaagtctctggctctccactcaatctatgcctcctatcatctccaataaatctcctctcatcctccttggttccagagaaaagccctagctcactcagcccatcctcataagacatgctctctgcaTCAACATCCGCAGTCTCTTGTGTGTCCAGGAACAACCAACCAGATTTAAACCAATAATAATGACAGTGAAAATCTCTGATCAACATTATTCAAAACATAAACACCATCATTATGGCACAGCTTGTAAACAAAAGCCAAGTAAAAATGGCCATCCACTGGTAATTCCAACTAAAGCTGTGCACCTATTACTAGATCCTACAAGGGATCTCTCACTGTACTGAAATCTCAATTAAAAATAAGTAACACAaataacaaaaacagaaaatgctaaccATAATTGATTGCTGCATGATATTTGAATAATGAAGCTGTTATCAAAGGTAATAAAATACTGAGACGCAGTTGAAGACTTT
This sequence is a window from Hemitrygon akajei chromosome 17, sHemAka1.3, whole genome shotgun sequence. Protein-coding genes within it:
- the LOC140740535 gene encoding uncharacterized protein isoform X3 — translated: MTECWEEHPAAPPLVENCIPQSNERALEFAIVFPADAALQQHQPLSAECSQKCSMCGQTITQLSELQQHPCFINMNRFFQCAQCQKTFSQSTDLLQHHCGQVEEKPFICHVCKMGFSQLLALVQHQNVHNENNPFKCTICGENFQQSSELFLHQRAHIEDQPFECTVCKKKFKDSSELVAHQQFHAPEKPFKCNVCQKGFKKSSQLVRHQYIHGEKPFKCLSCEKAFRHASELQRHQRVHTGERPFKCTQCDKTFSQSSHLAHHQRIHSGERPYDCSICHKSFKHRSHLVRHMCVHAGEDMFKCVICHAGFKQPGELLQHQCTADAERPYKCSQCPKTFKRASYLQHHQRVHSGERPFKCTTCQMSFKQLYALVRHQRTHTGDKPYRCTVCDKGFSESSHLLYHQHIHTGESLFQCTGCQKNFKDSSELLRHRCARVEGKPFKCTVCQKAYKRVSALQVHEATHVEERPFKCNACERRFACSSELVEHPCRPAKEKPLKCSDCEKRFKYSSDVERHRRVHTGDKPFKCITCDKGFKQKEHLIKHQNVHARESQF
- the LOC140740535 gene encoding uncharacterized protein isoform X1, with translation MTECWEEHPAAPPLVENCIPQSNERALEFAIVFPADAALQQHQPLSAECSQKCSMCGQTITQLSELQQHPCFINMNRFFQCAQCQKTFSQSTDLLQHHCGQVEEKPFICHVCKMGFSQLLALVQHQNVHNENNPFKCTICGENFQQSSELFLHQRAHIEDQPFECTVCKKKFKDSSELVAHQQFHAPEKPFKCNVCQKGFKKSSQLVRHQYIHGEKPFKCLSCEKAFRHASELQRHQRVHTGERPFKCTQCDKTFSQSSHLAHHQRIHSGERPYDCSICHKSFKHRSHLVRHMCVHAGEDMFKCVICHAGFKQPGELLQHQCTADAERPYKCSQCPKTFKRASYLQHHQRVHSGERPFKCTTCQMSFKQLYALVRHQRTHTGDKPYRCTVCDKGFSESSHLLYHQHIHTGESLFQCTGCQKNFKDSSELLRHRCARVEGKPFKCTVCQKAYKRVSALQVHEATHVEERPFKCNACERRFACSSELVEHPCRPAKEKPLKCSDCEKRFKYSSDVERHRRVHTGDKPFKCITCDKGFKQKEHLIKHQNVHARESQCKCTWCGERFTELSYLQEHCLQHTAENSFEGSACGQ
- the LOC140740535 gene encoding uncharacterized protein isoform X2, which translates into the protein MTECWEEHPAAPPLVENCIPQSNERALEFAIVFPADAALQQHQPLSAECSQKCSMCGQTITQLSELQQHPCFINMNRFFQCAQCQKTFSQSTDLLQHHCGQVEEKPFICHVCKMGFSQLLALVQHQNVHNENNPFKCTICGENFQQSSELFLHQRAHIEDQPFECTVCKKKFKDSSELVAHQQFHAPEKPFKCNVCQKGFKKSSQLVRHQYIHGEKPFKCLSCEKAFRHASELQRHQRVHTGERPFKCTQCDKTFSQSSHLAHHQRIHSGERPYDCSICHKSFKHRSHLVRHMCVHAGEDMFKCVICHAGFKQPGELLQHQCTADAERPYKCSQCPKTFKRASYLQHHQRVHSGERPFKCTTCQMSFKQLYALVRHQRTHTGDKPYRCTVCDKGFSESSHLLYHQHIHTGESLFQCTGCQKNFKDSSELLRHRCARVEGKPFKCTVCQKAYKRVSALQVHEATHVEERPFKCNACERRFACSSELVEHPCRPAKEKPLKCSDCEKRFKYSSDVERHRRVHTGDKPFKCITCDKGFKQKEHLIKHQNVHARESQYLLLYMKSEVT